From Arachis stenosperma cultivar V10309 chromosome 2, arast.V10309.gnm1.PFL2, whole genome shotgun sequence, one genomic window encodes:
- the LOC130962658 gene encoding putative F-box protein At1g67623, whose translation MTIDCFSNIAFIPNDIWVAITIKVASDSIRDLCSLRMTCKVARDVGEADIVHRSVSILPPHATPWWWCLNPEPKRFFDRCMVAGHPELLFQKALRKLFIRRNENVGLQMLNSATSIGHAAATYALTMTLLLRTDDNDEKQKGLEL comes from the coding sequence ATGACAATCGACTGTTTTTCAAATATCGCTTTCATTCCCAATGACATCTGGGTAGCAATAACCATTAAAGTTGCGTCAGACTCCATTCGTGACCTGTGCAGTCTCAGAATGACCTGTAAGGTTGCACGCGATGTGGGAGAGGCCGATATTGTTCACCGGAGTGTTTCCATCCTACCACCGCATGCCACGCCGTGGTGGTGGTGCCTCAACCCGGAGCCAAAGAGATTCTTTGATCGATGCATGGTAGCTGGCCATCCAGAGCTTCTGTTTCAGAAGGCACTTCGGAAACTCTTCATCAGACGTAACGAAAACGTTGGCCTCCAGATGCTGAATAGTGCAACAAGTATAGGCCATGCTGCAGCCACATACGCACTGACCATGACGTTGCTGCTTCGCACAGACGACAACGACGAAAAACAAAAAGGGCTGGAATTGTAG